The Streptomyces sp. NBC_01197 genome window below encodes:
- a CDS encoding GTP-binding protein — protein sequence MAFGRSSRNQQFVEPVTLKILVAGGFGVGKTTLVGAVSEIKPLRTEETLSEAGRPVDSTDGVEQKTTTTVAMDFGRITLKEDLVLYLFGTPGQDRFWFLWDELAQGALGAVVLADTRRLADCFAAVDYFERRSIPFTVAVNCFDGADRYPGETVRSALDLDPDVPVLMCDARDRETVKEVLVAVVEHAMALASGARAHAVT from the coding sequence ATGGCCTTCGGGCGCTCTAGCCGCAACCAGCAGTTCGTCGAACCGGTGACCCTCAAGATCCTGGTGGCGGGCGGCTTCGGTGTGGGAAAGACCACGCTGGTGGGTGCGGTCAGCGAGATCAAGCCGCTGCGCACCGAGGAGACCCTGAGCGAGGCGGGCCGCCCGGTGGACTCCACCGACGGCGTGGAACAGAAGACCACCACCACTGTCGCCATGGACTTCGGCCGCATCACGCTCAAGGAGGACCTGGTCCTCTATCTGTTCGGCACACCGGGCCAGGACCGCTTCTGGTTCCTCTGGGACGAGCTGGCGCAGGGTGCGCTGGGTGCGGTCGTCCTTGCCGATACCCGCCGCTTAGCAGACTGCTTCGCGGCCGTCGACTACTTCGAGCGCCGCTCCATCCCGTTCACCGTGGCGGTCAACTGCTTCGACGGTGCGGACCGTTACCCCGGGGAGACCGTGCGGTCGGCGCTCGACCTCGACCCCGATGTGCCCGTCCTGATGTGTGACGCGCGGGACCGGGAGACGGTGAAGGAGGTCCTGGTGGCCGTCGTGGAGCACGCCATGGCCCTCGCCTCCGGAGCCCGCGCGCACGCCGTCACCTAA
- a CDS encoding NUDIX domain-containing protein, producing the protein MNEPVDQPSDEPVRDSHCSSCGAPFAAAGWPRTCPSCGTTAYRNPLPVAVALLPVRDGQGAGLVVITRTNEPQAGGIALPGGFIDGTETWQHAVVRELREETGILARQQDVRLADARSSPGGHLLLFGLLPEREAAALPPSVPTDETAGRHILREPTDLCFPLHTAVVRNWFAGRYG; encoded by the coding sequence ATGAACGAGCCTGTCGACCAACCTTCGGACGAGCCTGTCAGGGATTCCCACTGTTCGAGCTGCGGCGCCCCGTTCGCCGCCGCCGGATGGCCCCGCACCTGCCCGTCCTGCGGGACCACGGCCTACCGCAACCCGCTGCCCGTCGCCGTGGCGCTGCTACCGGTACGGGACGGGCAGGGCGCCGGACTCGTCGTCATCACCCGGACCAACGAGCCGCAGGCCGGCGGGATCGCCCTGCCCGGCGGCTTCATCGACGGCACCGAAACGTGGCAGCACGCGGTCGTGCGTGAGCTGCGGGAGGAGACGGGCATCCTCGCCCGGCAGCAGGACGTACGGCTGGCCGACGCGCGCAGTTCGCCGGGCGGCCATCTGCTGCTCTTCGGCCTGCTCCCGGAACGCGAGGCGGCCGCCCTTCCGCCGTCCGTGCCCACCGACGAGACGGCGGGCCGGCACATCCTCCGGGAGCCCACGGACCTCTGCTTTCCGCTGCACACCGCGGTTGTCCGGAACTGGTTCGCCGGACGGTACGGCTGA
- a CDS encoding Zn-ribbon domain-containing OB-fold protein has protein sequence MTRTRTPVVAGWFTADAGEDDFRLLGTRCSACSAVFFPREDTFCRNPGCQSGELAEVPLSKRGRVWSYTDGRYRPPAPYVSDPAVEWEPYTLVAVELEAEGMVVLGQAAPDVALSDLAVGALVEAVPGVLNEDTETTWTTWHWRPVPTPPEARS, from the coding sequence TTGACGCGCACGCGCACACCCGTGGTGGCCGGATGGTTCACGGCCGATGCCGGGGAGGACGACTTCCGGCTGCTGGGCACCCGGTGCTCAGCCTGTTCCGCCGTCTTCTTCCCGCGCGAGGACACCTTCTGCCGCAACCCCGGCTGTCAGAGCGGGGAGCTGGCGGAGGTGCCGCTCTCCAAGCGCGGCCGCGTCTGGTCGTACACCGACGGCCGGTACCGGCCGCCCGCGCCCTACGTCTCGGATCCCGCCGTGGAGTGGGAGCCGTACACCCTGGTCGCCGTCGAGCTCGAAGCGGAGGGCATGGTCGTGCTCGGGCAGGCCGCGCCGGACGTGGCACTCTCGGATCTGGCGGTCGGCGCCCTGGTCGAAGCCGTACCCGGCGTGCTCAACGAGGACACGGAGACAACCTGGACCACCTGGCACTGGCGGCCGGTGCCGACGCCGCCGGAGGCGCGCTCATGA
- a CDS encoding DUF742 domain-containing protein, with protein MSDAGRPPAHHWFDDDAGPVVRPYAMTRGRTGSDGGHRLDLIALVVPEPAADDPGRDQTLSPEHVDIVERCSTAPQSIAELAADFDLPVGVVRVLVGDLVDDELVRVTQPVPPAELPDVSILREVINGLRAL; from the coding sequence ATGAGTGACGCGGGCCGACCACCGGCGCACCACTGGTTCGACGACGACGCGGGCCCCGTGGTCCGGCCGTACGCCATGACACGCGGCCGTACCGGTTCCGACGGCGGCCACCGTCTCGACCTGATCGCACTGGTCGTCCCGGAGCCGGCCGCCGACGACCCGGGCAGGGACCAGACACTCTCGCCCGAGCATGTGGACATCGTCGAGCGCTGCAGCACCGCACCGCAGTCCATCGCCGAACTCGCGGCCGACTTCGACCTGCCCGTGGGGGTGGTGCGGGTCCTTGTCGGCGACCTCGTCGACGACGAACTCGTCCGTGTGACCCAGCCAGTACCGCCGGCGGAACTGCCGGATGTCAGCATTCTTCGCGAGGTAATCAATGGCCTTCGGGCGCTCTAG
- a CDS encoding acetoacetate--CoA ligase, translating into MNPSNAAPLWQPSQERIDAARITRFQAWAAERYGAPTDGGYAALHRWSVEELATFWEAVADWFGIRFTAPYESVLADRSMPGARWFPGATVNYAEHALRTAADPARAQEPALLYVDESQDPQPVSWSELRRQVGALAAELRALGVRPGDRVSGYLPNIPQAVTALLATAAVGAVWTSCAPDFGARSVLDRFQQVEPVVLFAVDGYRYGGKSHDRRDTVAELRAELPTLRAVIHIPLLGTPAPDGALDWSAVTSGDAEPVFEQVPFDHPLWVLYSSGTTGLPKAIVQSQGGILIEHLKQLGLHCDLGPGDRFFWYTSTGWMMWNFLVSGLLTGTTIVLYDGSPGFPGTDAQWRIAEATGATLFGTSAAYVMACRKAGVQPARDHDLSRVKCVATTGSPLPPDGFRWLHEAAGEDLWIASVSGGTDVCSCFAGAVPTLPVHIGELQAAGLGTDLQAWDPQGRPLIDEVGELVVTNPMPSMPIRFWNDPDGSRYLSSYFETYPGVWRHGDWITITGHGSVIIHGRSDSTLNRQGVRMGSADIYEAVERLPEIRESLVIGVEEPDGGYWMPLFVHLAPGTPLDDGLRLRIKQTIREQLSPRHVPDEIIEVPGVPHTLTGKRIEVPVKRLLQGAALDKAVNPGSVDNLELLHFYEKLARDRG; encoded by the coding sequence ATGAACCCATCGAACGCCGCGCCCCTCTGGCAGCCCAGCCAGGAACGGATCGACGCTGCCAGGATCACCCGCTTCCAGGCGTGGGCCGCCGAGCGGTACGGCGCACCCACCGACGGCGGGTACGCGGCCCTGCACCGCTGGTCGGTCGAGGAGCTCGCCACTTTCTGGGAGGCGGTCGCCGACTGGTTCGGCATCCGGTTCACAGCCCCGTACGAGAGCGTGCTCGCCGACCGTTCCATGCCGGGCGCCCGGTGGTTCCCCGGAGCCACCGTCAACTACGCGGAACACGCCCTGCGGACCGCCGCCGACCCGGCCCGCGCGCAGGAACCCGCCCTGCTGTACGTCGACGAGAGCCAGGACCCGCAGCCCGTCAGCTGGTCCGAACTGCGCCGCCAGGTAGGAGCGCTCGCCGCCGAACTGCGCGCACTGGGCGTACGCCCCGGCGACCGCGTCAGTGGCTACCTGCCCAACATCCCGCAGGCCGTCACCGCGCTGCTCGCCACAGCCGCCGTCGGTGCGGTCTGGACCTCCTGCGCCCCCGACTTCGGCGCCCGGAGCGTCCTCGACCGCTTCCAGCAGGTCGAACCGGTCGTCCTGTTCGCCGTCGACGGCTACCGCTACGGCGGCAAGTCCCACGACCGGCGCGACACCGTCGCCGAACTCCGCGCCGAACTGCCCACCCTGCGCGCCGTGATCCATATCCCGCTGCTCGGCACCCCGGCACCGGACGGCGCGCTCGACTGGTCCGCCGTCACATCCGGCGACGCCGAGCCGGTGTTCGAGCAGGTCCCCTTCGACCACCCGCTCTGGGTGCTCTACTCCTCGGGCACGACCGGACTCCCCAAGGCCATCGTGCAGTCCCAGGGCGGCATCCTGATCGAGCACCTCAAACAGCTCGGCCTGCACTGCGACCTCGGTCCTGGCGACCGCTTCTTCTGGTACACCTCCACCGGCTGGATGATGTGGAACTTCCTCGTCTCCGGCCTGCTCACCGGCACCACGATCGTCCTGTACGACGGCAGCCCCGGCTTCCCCGGCACCGACGCGCAGTGGCGCATCGCCGAAGCCACCGGGGCAACGCTCTTCGGCACGTCCGCCGCCTACGTCATGGCCTGCCGCAAGGCGGGCGTCCAACCCGCACGCGACCACGACCTCTCCCGCGTCAAGTGCGTCGCGACGACCGGCTCCCCGCTCCCGCCCGACGGATTCCGCTGGCTCCACGAAGCGGCGGGAGAAGATCTCTGGATCGCCTCGGTCAGCGGCGGTACGGACGTGTGCAGCTGCTTCGCGGGCGCCGTGCCCACCCTCCCTGTCCATATCGGCGAACTCCAGGCGGCCGGCCTCGGGACCGACCTCCAGGCCTGGGACCCGCAGGGCCGGCCGCTCATCGACGAGGTCGGGGAACTCGTCGTCACCAACCCCATGCCGTCCATGCCGATCCGCTTCTGGAACGACCCCGACGGCAGCCGCTACCTGAGCAGTTACTTCGAGACGTACCCCGGAGTCTGGCGGCACGGCGACTGGATCACGATCACCGGACACGGCTCCGTGATCATCCACGGACGCTCGGACTCCACTCTCAACCGGCAGGGCGTCCGGATGGGATCCGCCGACATCTACGAAGCGGTCGAGCGGCTCCCCGAGATCCGCGAGTCACTGGTCATCGGGGTCGAAGAGCCCGACGGCGGCTACTGGATGCCGCTCTTCGTGCACCTCGCCCCGGGCACCCCGCTCGACGACGGCCTCCGGCTGCGCATCAAGCAGACGATCCGCGAGCAGCTCTCGCCGCGCCACGTCCCCGACGAGATCATCGAGGTCCCCGGGGTCCCGCACACCCTCACCGGCAAGCGGATCGAGGTCCCGGTGAAACGGCTGCTCCAGGGCGCGGCGCTCGACAAGGCGGTCAACCCCGGCTCGGTCGACAACCTCGAACTGCTGCACTTCTACGAGAAGCTGGCCCGCGACCGCGGCTGA
- a CDS encoding roadblock/LC7 domain-containing protein → MTVPNAAAHNAAGSPGELNWLLDELVDRVGSIRKALVLSGDGLATGTSKDLTREDGEHLAAVASGFHSLAKGVGRHFEAGKVRQTVVELDEAFLFITAAGDGSCLAVLADADSDVGLVAYEMTLMVKRVGAHLATAPRSGLTAGG, encoded by the coding sequence ATGACCGTACCGAACGCAGCAGCACATAACGCCGCAGGGAGCCCCGGTGAGCTCAACTGGCTCCTCGACGAGCTCGTCGACCGGGTCGGCAGCATCCGCAAGGCGCTGGTCCTCTCGGGAGACGGCCTGGCGACCGGCACCTCGAAGGACCTGACCCGGGAGGACGGCGAGCACCTGGCAGCCGTCGCATCCGGTTTCCACAGCCTGGCCAAGGGCGTCGGACGCCACTTCGAGGCGGGCAAGGTCCGCCAGACCGTCGTGGAGCTGGACGAGGCATTCCTCTTCATCACGGCAGCGGGCGACGGCAGTTGCCTCGCCGTGCTGGCCGACGCGGACTCCGACGTCGGCCTGGTGGCGTACGAGATGACGCTGATGGTGAAGCGGGTCGGTGCCCACCTCGCGACGGCCCCGCGGAGCGGGCTCACCGCAGGAGGTTGA
- a CDS encoding glycoside hydrolase family 31 protein: MDGRGLVRSVKAFGSARGRLALRTALRRRHTDAAELAPRGPELARVPGAVTGVEHRPGGGVVRFARSELLVRVAVGGAVFWGWDGAEPTPSYALAGSPDADPRAVLEPDKDGGWRVVSERVTLTVSRLGAVEILTPGGVRIRRELPPRWWEPVSGGAARWVQRAEVPADARFFGLGGRASGPRLRDGTYHLWNTDPRGGFGPGDDPLYITMPVQLVVADAGTHLVFHDNTREGRVLLAEGREGAGSGHDRPGSSEVRMGGGPLRCWVVAGTPARVLLGWTALTGRPALPPSWALGPQHARWGFGSAREVRRVVAGYREHGLPLTALHLDVDHFDRHQVFTVDGERFPDLPGLAGELRRDGVRLVSIVDPAVPAEPGNRLYEEGLAADAFVGEARGGAARGVVRPGECVYPDFTSPQVRAWWGGLYAERLAQGFAGFWHDMNEPASIVPFGDPTLPLSSRHALEGRGGDHREAHNVYGLTMARAGYEGLRALRPDERPFLFSRSGWAGMQRYGGTWSGDVTTGWPGLRASLSLVLGLGLCGVPYSGPDVGGFDGSPSPELYLRWLQLASFLPLLRTHSAILAGRREPWEFGTETLEHARAALVERERLHPYFVTLAHVSRLTGAPYVRPVWWSSPGDRALRDCEDAFLLGDSLLVAPVLDPGGDRRAVRLPRGRWYDTATGAAHEGPGQVVLDAPLSRIPVLARAGSVIPVRGDDGGTELEVWAPGAGRTGGGVVIRDAGDGWEEPEVERYTTALQDGRVVVRRVVAEGAVEPGCQVRVRGSGI, encoded by the coding sequence ATGGACGGTCGCGGCCTGGTCCGCTCGGTGAAGGCGTTCGGTTCGGCTCGGGGGCGGCTGGCCCTGCGCACGGCCCTGCGCAGACGGCATACGGACGCTGCGGAGCTCGCGCCGCGCGGCCCCGAGCTGGCGCGGGTGCCCGGTGCGGTGACGGGTGTGGAGCACCGGCCGGGCGGCGGTGTCGTCCGGTTCGCCCGCTCGGAGCTGCTGGTACGGGTCGCGGTGGGCGGCGCGGTCTTCTGGGGGTGGGACGGCGCGGAGCCGACTCCCTCGTACGCGCTGGCCGGCTCCCCGGACGCGGACCCCCGGGCCGTCCTCGAACCGGACAAGGACGGCGGGTGGCGGGTGGTCTCGGAGCGGGTGACCCTCACGGTGTCCCGGCTGGGGGCCGTCGAGATCCTGACGCCGGGCGGTGTGCGGATCCGCCGTGAGCTGCCGCCGCGCTGGTGGGAGCCGGTCTCCGGCGGTGCGGCGCGCTGGGTGCAGCGGGCCGAGGTCCCGGCCGACGCCCGCTTCTTCGGACTCGGCGGGCGGGCCTCGGGGCCCCGGCTGCGCGACGGCACGTACCACCTGTGGAACACCGATCCGCGCGGTGGCTTCGGACCCGGTGACGACCCGCTGTACATCACGATGCCGGTGCAGCTGGTGGTCGCGGACGCCGGGACCCATCTGGTCTTCCACGACAACACCCGGGAGGGCCGGGTGTTGCTGGCCGAGGGACGGGAGGGCGCGGGCTCCGGGCATGACAGGCCGGGCTCCAGCGAGGTGCGCATGGGCGGCGGTCCGCTGCGCTGCTGGGTGGTGGCCGGCACCCCGGCGCGGGTCCTGCTGGGCTGGACGGCGCTGACCGGGCGGCCCGCGCTCCCGCCGTCCTGGGCGCTGGGGCCGCAGCACGCGCGGTGGGGCTTCGGCAGTGCGCGGGAGGTTCGCAGGGTCGTCGCCGGATACCGGGAGCACGGGCTGCCCCTGACGGCGCTGCATCTGGACGTCGACCACTTCGACCGGCATCAGGTCTTCACCGTCGACGGCGAGCGGTTCCCCGATCTTCCGGGCCTCGCGGGAGAGCTGCGCAGGGACGGCGTACGGCTGGTCTCGATCGTCGATCCGGCGGTGCCGGCCGAACCGGGCAACCGCCTGTACGAGGAGGGGCTGGCCGCCGACGCCTTCGTCGGGGAGGCACGGGGCGGGGCGGCGCGCGGGGTTGTCCGGCCGGGTGAGTGCGTCTACCCCGATTTCACGTCGCCGCAGGTACGTGCCTGGTGGGGCGGCCTGTACGCGGAGCGGCTCGCGCAGGGCTTCGCCGGTTTCTGGCACGACATGAACGAGCCCGCCTCCATCGTCCCGTTCGGCGATCCGACGCTGCCGCTGTCGTCACGGCACGCCCTGGAGGGCCGTGGGGGCGACCACCGGGAGGCCCACAACGTCTACGGCCTGACGATGGCGCGGGCCGGTTACGAGGGGCTGCGGGCGCTGCGCCCCGATGAGCGCCCGTTTCTGTTCTCGCGCTCCGGGTGGGCGGGGATGCAGCGGTACGGCGGGACCTGGTCGGGCGATGTGACGACGGGCTGGCCGGGGCTGCGGGCCTCTCTGTCGCTGGTGCTGGGCCTCGGTCTGTGCGGCGTGCCGTACTCGGGCCCCGACGTGGGCGGTTTCGACGGCAGCCCCTCCCCCGAGCTGTATCTGCGCTGGCTCCAACTGGCGTCCTTCCTGCCGCTGTTGCGCACCCACTCGGCGATCCTGGCCGGGCGCAGGGAGCCGTGGGAGTTCGGCACGGAGACCCTGGAGCACGCGAGGGCGGCGCTGGTGGAACGGGAGCGGCTGCACCCGTACTTCGTGACGCTGGCGCACGTGTCCCGGCTGACCGGCGCCCCGTATGTGCGGCCGGTCTGGTGGAGTTCGCCCGGGGACCGGGCCCTGCGGGACTGCGAGGACGCCTTCCTGCTCGGCGACAGCCTGCTGGTGGCTCCGGTCCTCGACCCCGGCGGCGACCGACGGGCGGTGCGGCTGCCGCGGGGCCGGTGGTACGACACGGCGACCGGCGCGGCCCACGAGGGGCCGGGGCAGGTGGTGCTGGACGCGCCCCTGTCGCGCATACCGGTGCTGGCGCGGGCCGGTTCGGTGATTCCGGTCCGGGGTGACGACGGCGGTACCGAACTGGAGGTCTGGGCGCCGGGCGCCGGGCGTACCGGGGGCGGGGTGGTCATCCGGGACGCCGGTGACGGGTGGGAGGAACCGGAGGTCGAGCGCTACACCACAGCACTGCAGGACGGCCGGGTGGTGGTCCGGCGCGTGGTGGCCGAGGGGGCGGTGGAGCCGGGTTGCCAGGTGCGGGTGCGGGGGTCCGGAATCTAG
- a CDS encoding lipid-transfer protein, with protein MTGDIAVLGAGMHAWGKWGRSFIEYGTAAARSALADAGIGWQDVQSVVGADTVRCGYPGYVAGATFARALGWQGARVTSVYAACASGAQAISTARAQILAGMADVALVVGADSAPKGFFAPAGGERPDDPDWLRFRVLGATNPAYFALYARRRMAMYGDTLEDFARVKVKNAAAGVLNPSARYRQPVGLDDVAASPVIADPLRLLDICATSDGAAALVLTSMAFARRHGVADPVRIRAVSTVTPTYPRTVLDLPDIATDSSTAVAAPAESFRASIARAAYEEAGAGPEDLSLAEVYDLSTALELEWYEDIGLCAPGEGAKLVREGATALGGRVPVNTSGGLASFGEAVPAQAIAQVCEVTWQLRGRAGARQVPGARAAITANQGLFGHGSSVIAVR; from the coding sequence ATGACCGGCGACATAGCGGTCCTCGGGGCCGGGATGCACGCGTGGGGCAAGTGGGGGCGGAGCTTCATCGAGTACGGGACGGCGGCGGCCCGTTCCGCGCTGGCGGACGCCGGGATCGGCTGGCAGGACGTGCAGTCGGTGGTCGGCGCTGACACAGTGCGCTGCGGCTATCCCGGGTACGTGGCGGGGGCGACCTTCGCGCGGGCACTGGGGTGGCAGGGAGCGCGTGTCACCAGCGTGTACGCGGCCTGCGCCTCCGGGGCGCAGGCCATCAGTACGGCCAGGGCCCAGATCCTCGCCGGGATGGCCGATGTGGCGCTGGTGGTCGGCGCGGACTCCGCACCGAAGGGGTTCTTCGCCCCCGCGGGCGGTGAGCGGCCCGACGACCCCGACTGGCTGCGGTTCCGGGTGCTGGGGGCCACCAACCCGGCGTACTTCGCGCTGTACGCCCGCCGCCGGATGGCCATGTACGGCGACACCCTCGAAGACTTCGCACGGGTGAAGGTGAAGAACGCGGCGGCGGGTGTGCTCAACCCCAGCGCCCGCTACCGCCAGCCGGTCGGCCTCGACGACGTGGCCGCTTCCCCGGTGATCGCCGACCCGCTGCGGCTGCTCGACATCTGTGCGACCTCCGACGGCGCGGCCGCTCTCGTACTCACCAGCATGGCGTTCGCGCGCCGGCACGGGGTGGCCGACCCAGTCCGTATCCGTGCGGTGTCCACCGTCACCCCGACCTATCCGAGGACCGTCCTCGACCTGCCGGACATCGCCACCGACTCGTCCACCGCCGTGGCGGCCCCCGCGGAGTCCTTCCGCGCCTCCATCGCGCGTGCGGCGTACGAGGAGGCGGGGGCCGGCCCCGAGGACCTCTCGCTGGCCGAGGTCTACGACCTGTCGACCGCCCTGGAACTGGAGTGGTACGAGGACATCGGGCTCTGCGCGCCGGGTGAGGGCGCGAAGCTCGTACGGGAGGGTGCCACCGCGCTCGGCGGGCGTGTGCCGGTCAACACCAGCGGCGGTCTGGCCTCGTTCGGTGAGGCGGTGCCCGCCCAGGCCATCGCGCAGGTCTGCGAAGTGACCTGGCAGCTGCGGGGCCGGGCCGGCGCGCGTCAGGTGCCGGGGGCGCGCGCGGCGATCACCGCCAACCAGGGACTGTTCGGGCACGGGTCGTCGGTGATCGCCGTCCGCTGA
- a CDS encoding aminotransferase class I/II-fold pyridoxal phosphate-dependent enzyme: MATQYAISGTTARDISASVEQGVAEGALGPGDALPPVRRLAEGLGVSPGTVAMAYRELRQRGIVVTRGRGGTVVARTPAVGSRRPPKVPPGVRDLAGGYPDPALLPVLLPPRRVDPVRGSHRGSPRLPALEEPAREWFARDGVPHDRVTFSHGALDCMARLLSVELKPGDTVAVEDPGFHHLLDLVPALGLRMAPVAVDDEGIRPDALRAALRAGARAVVCSPRGQSPVGGCFSAERRAALLDVLAGSPDVLVIEDDHNADVAGAAPFPLASGGLARWAQVRTVSKHLGIDLRWAAVACDATTLARHDGRMLLTSGWVSHLLQETVVRAMSAEPVRTLVARAGRTYTERREALIAQLGELGIAAHGASGLNVWVPVRDESAVVNGMRSRGWWIAAGARFRIAAPPAVRITTATLTGPDAAALASDFAEVLDESEATYGG, from the coding sequence GTGGCAACACAATATGCGATCAGTGGTACGACAGCCAGGGATATTTCCGCCTCGGTCGAACAGGGCGTCGCCGAGGGCGCGTTGGGCCCTGGGGACGCCCTGCCACCGGTGCGCAGGCTGGCCGAGGGGCTCGGTGTGAGCCCCGGCACGGTCGCCATGGCGTACCGGGAGCTGCGGCAGCGCGGCATCGTGGTCACGCGCGGCCGGGGCGGCACGGTGGTGGCGCGGACCCCGGCTGTGGGCTCGCGACGGCCGCCCAAGGTGCCGCCGGGGGTGCGTGACCTGGCCGGTGGGTATCCCGACCCGGCGCTCCTTCCCGTACTGCTGCCGCCCCGGCGGGTCGACCCGGTGCGGGGCTCGCACCGGGGTTCACCGCGGCTGCCCGCCCTGGAGGAGCCGGCTCGGGAGTGGTTCGCGCGGGACGGGGTGCCGCACGACCGGGTGACGTTCTCGCACGGGGCGCTCGACTGCATGGCGCGGCTGCTCTCGGTGGAGCTGAAACCGGGTGACACGGTCGCCGTGGAGGATCCGGGGTTTCACCATCTCCTCGATCTCGTACCGGCGTTGGGGCTGCGGATGGCTCCGGTCGCGGTGGACGACGAGGGGATCCGCCCGGACGCCCTGCGCGCCGCGCTGCGCGCCGGTGCGCGCGCCGTGGTGTGCAGTCCGCGGGGGCAGAGTCCGGTCGGCGGCTGCTTCTCCGCGGAGCGCCGGGCGGCGCTCCTCGATGTGCTGGCGGGGTCTCCCGATGTGCTGGTTATCGAGGACGACCACAACGCCGATGTCGCGGGCGCGGCGCCGTTCCCGCTGGCTTCGGGCGGTCTGGCCCGCTGGGCCCAGGTGCGGACCGTCTCCAAGCATCTGGGGATCGATCTGCGCTGGGCAGCGGTGGCGTGCGATGCGACGACGCTGGCTCGCCACGACGGCCGGATGCTGCTGACGTCCGGCTGGGTCAGCCATCTGCTGCAGGAGACGGTCGTGCGGGCGATGTCCGCTGAGCCGGTGCGCACACTGGTGGCGCGGGCCGGACGCACGTACACGGAGCGCAGGGAAGCTCTGATCGCACAACTCGGGGAGCTGGGGATCGCCGCGCACGGGGCGAGCGGGCTCAATGTCTGGGTGCCGGTGCGGGACGAGTCGGCGGTGGTCAACGGTATGCGGTCGCGCGGCTGGTGGATCGCGGCGGGTGCGCGGTTCCGTATCGCCGCTCCCCCGGCCGTACGGATCACGACGGCCACCCTCACCGGGCCCGACGCGGCCGCGCTGGCCTCGGACTTCGCGGAGGTGCTGGACGAGTCCGAGGCCACGTACGGGGGTTGA
- a CDS encoding M15 family metallopeptidase, translating to MTRLTSAARSLAVAAAALLTLSSVTPAAGAQREPRAPGDFVALRSVDPTIIQEMRYPYEHNFTGAPVDGYDQPLCILTRPAAQALHRAQTKLRRRGYSLKVYDCYRPQRAVDNFVRWAEDPDALAMKAEFYPRVDKSRLFADGYIAEKSGHSRGSTMDLTLVKLPALPTRPYRHGQPLAPCYAPKAQRFPDNSIDMGTGFDCFDTLAHTDDPRIKGVQRTNRDLLRTTLGAVGFVNLPEEWWHFTYQPEVYPDRYFDFPVAWRSVAGHR from the coding sequence ATGACACGACTGACCTCCGCCGCACGGTCCCTGGCCGTGGCCGCCGCCGCCCTGCTCACCCTCTCCTCCGTCACGCCCGCCGCCGGGGCCCAGCGGGAACCGCGGGCGCCCGGGGACTTCGTCGCTCTGCGCTCGGTGGACCCGACGATCATCCAGGAGATGCGCTACCCGTACGAGCACAACTTCACGGGCGCACCGGTCGACGGCTACGACCAGCCCCTGTGCATCCTCACCCGCCCCGCCGCGCAGGCCCTGCACCGCGCCCAGACGAAACTGCGCCGCCGGGGCTACTCGCTCAAGGTCTACGACTGCTACCGGCCCCAGCGGGCCGTCGACAACTTCGTGCGCTGGGCCGAGGACCCGGACGCGCTGGCGATGAAGGCGGAGTTTTATCCACGGGTCGACAAGTCGAGGCTCTTCGCGGACGGTTACATCGCGGAGAAGTCCGGCCACAGCCGGGGCAGCACCATGGATCTCACGCTGGTGAAGCTCCCGGCCCTGCCGACCCGTCCGTACCGTCACGGACAGCCACTGGCCCCCTGCTACGCACCGAAGGCGCAGCGCTTCCCGGACAACTCCATCGACATGGGGACCGGGTTCGACTGCTTCGACACTCTCGCGCACACCGACGACCCGCGGATCAAGGGCGTCCAGCGCACCAATCGCGACCTGCTGCGGACCACCCTCGGCGCCGTCGGCTTCGTCAACCTCCCCGAGGAGTGGTGGCACTTCACCTACCAGCCGGAGGTGTACCCCGACCGGTACTTCGACTTCCCGGTCGCGTGGCGCTCGGTGGCCGGGCACCGATGA